AGAAAGCCATCCAGCACCACCGGCAGCCCACAGGACGCCGCCCCCAGCATGACACCGGTCATCCCCAGCAGATCGAAACCACCGACTTTGCTCAGTACGTCGAGGCCATCATTCGGGTCGGGCTGATTGACGGCGATAGCCCGCCGCACCACCTCCATCTTGTTGCCAACCTTCACCAGCGGCAGATTGGCGCCAATCCCGACCACCTCCTGCGCATCGCTGCCGGTCAGGACGCTGACGATCGCTGCCGCCGGCGTGGTATTGGCCATCCCCAGTTCGCCGACGCCAAACAGGGTAACGCCCTCCTGGGCCAGCGCGCGGGTGTAGCGCATCACCTCCAGCAACAGCTCCTGCCCCTGCTCACGGCTCATCGCCGGACCGCGGGCAATATTGCCGCAGCCCCGCGCCACCCGCATATTCACCACGCCGGGCAGCGGTTCGCTATCGATACCGACATCAATTACATGCACTTTCGCCCCGGCCTGGGCGGCGAGCACGCAGACGCCGGTGGTGCCGCGGGTCATATTTGCCGCCTGGATGGCGGTGACCGCCTTCGGCGAAATCGCCA
The sequence above is drawn from the Flammeovirga agarivorans genome and encodes:
- a CDS encoding nicotinate-nucleotide--dimethylbenzimidazole phosphoribosyltransferase, whose product is AISPKAVTAIQAANMTRGTTGVCVLAAQAGAKVHVIDVGIDSEPLPGVVNMRVARGCGNIARGPAMSREQGQELLLEVMRYTRALAQEGVTLFGVGELGMANTTPAAAIVSVLTGSDAQEVVGIGANLPLVKVGNKMEVVRRAIAVNQPDPNDGLDVLSKVGGFDLLGMTGVMLGAASCGLPVVLDGFL